Part of the Pseudomonadota bacterium genome is shown below.
CAAGTCAAAGAATCCGCGGACGCCAGATCGGAAAGGAGTGGCACCCTCTTTCCTGACCCAGCGCGCCATCCCCGCCGCCAGAGTCAGCAACGACTCTGTCAAATGAAATGCAGATTCCGCTGGAAAACCCCCCGTTTTCCCGGAGGTGAAAAACGGCTAAATGCGCCGGGACGTTTGGAAAAATATTACTCTCAATGCGGCTCACGAAGCAATACTTTTTTACCGCCAAAACGCAGGTATCTGATTTCCGAGAACTAACCTTGGGACTTTCTTCACCTTTGAATTCAACTCCGCTCACTTCCGTTGCAATCTCATCGCCTTTGGAGCCTGGTTAGCTTCGGATCTTCTTGTTTATGGCATTGCCATCGCCGTTTGCAGGCGGCTCTCGCAGCCGTCCTCCGCTCGTTGCCTCAGCTCCCAAGCCATGACTTTGATCCAGCGTTTGATGTTACAGGCCGTGCCGATGAGTTGGTTCTGCAAGTCAACCTTCGCCTTGCCGCGGTAACGCGCCCGGCGCAGCCCGTGCGCACGAACCAGCTCGCTCTGGGTGCCTTCAATGGCATTGCGCTGGTGCATCCGCTCCTGAAAATTTGCGCTCTGCTGCTCGCGCCGCCGCGCTTGCAAATGGTTATGATGCTCTCCTACTACCAGCGTGCGATGTTTCTGAGCCGCGCCAACGCATTGCTCTTTCAATGCACAGGAGTGGCAATGGGTGCTAAACTCGAAACGGTAACTAACTTTGCCAGTGTCCTTTTCTTCCAAGCGGCTGCATTGGGTGTTCTCGTGGCCCGCCGGGCAGACCGCCCGGCGTTGGTTTACGTCAATCTCAAAAGCTTCAATGCGAAAAGCGGGGTCCAGGCCGGCACGTGCCGCGCTCGGTTGCGCGGGACCAAGGAGTTCGCGCTGCTCTTGCGCGGCTTCGGTCAGCGCGGCGGCGCAGATGTAGGCGCCATCGACATAAAGTTCGCTCGGTGACTCGAGTCCCGCAGCGCGTTGCTGCTCGAAGGTTGCCGCCAGGCCAGCCTCGTCGCTCTCGATGGCATCCTGGGTGACGATCGAAGTCAGAAAGTGAGGCTTCGGTTCACCTTC
Proteins encoded:
- a CDS encoding transposase encodes the protein MKEVFAQRYVTIPSGQLERVEVHAPGVVQNPHDPQAQWSAKGHGAAKKDWVGYKVQVAESFEDAASQREEGEPKPHFLTSIVTQDAIESDEAGLAATFEQQRAAGLESPSELYVDGAYICAAALTEAAQEQRELLGPAQPSAARAGLDPAFRIEAFEIDVNQRRAVCPAGHENTQCSRLEEKDTGKVSYRFEFSTHCHSCALKEQCVGAAQKHRTLVVGEHHNHLQARRREQQSANFQERMHQRNAIEGTQSELVRAHGLRRARYRGKAKVDLQNQLIGTACNIKRWIKVMAWELRQRAEDGCESRLQTAMAMP